The Prevotella sp. E9-3 genome has a window encoding:
- a CDS encoding YhcG family protein, giving the protein MEQKQITAAYAEAVKAIKEAILESRYRAARLVNKEVLALYYAIGGYISVQSRAARWGSNAIGSISELLQQELPGLRGFSETSIKRMRIFYEAWCSMFENRPLSADDLQNSIIPVGDKGHIEIRPLTTDELPPETLEAFLAVGFTNHYEILAQKKDVEQRLFYIVNCATEFWNGDKLKYYMKDDLFGKRGNMPNNFATTIANVDLRSKALRSFKDEYLLDFVNIEDPDETDERVIEQQIVHNIKNFIMALGSDFSFMGNQYRLIVSEKEYFIDLLFFNRRLQALIAIELKRGEFKPEYAGKLNFYLSALDEYVKLPHENPSIGIILCKDRDSKTVEFAFRDINKPMGVATYRTSSELPKEYQGILPEPEELRKLM; this is encoded by the coding sequence ATGGAACAGAAACAAATAACAGCAGCATATGCTGAGGCTGTAAAGGCTATCAAAGAGGCGATATTGGAAAGTCGCTATCGTGCAGCACGCTTAGTAAACAAAGAAGTGTTGGCTCTTTACTATGCTATTGGTGGGTATATTTCCGTTCAAAGCAGAGCAGCAAGATGGGGCAGCAATGCTATTGGTTCCATCTCAGAATTGCTGCAACAGGAACTGCCTGGACTAAGGGGTTTCTCTGAGACCAGCATCAAACGTATGCGTATCTTCTATGAGGCATGGTGCAGTATGTTTGAGAATCGTCCATTGTCAGCGGACGATTTACAAAACAGCATCATTCCTGTAGGCGACAAAGGACATATCGAAATTCGTCCATTGACAACGGACGAATTACCTCCAGAGACCTTGGAAGCCTTTCTTGCCGTAGGTTTTACGAACCATTATGAGATACTGGCCCAAAAGAAGGACGTAGAGCAACGATTGTTCTATATCGTGAATTGTGCCACTGAATTTTGGAATGGCGACAAGTTGAAGTATTATATGAAGGACGATTTGTTTGGAAAGCGTGGCAACATGCCTAATAACTTTGCAACAACCATTGCAAATGTGGATTTGCGCAGTAAGGCATTACGCTCGTTCAAGGACGAATATCTGCTCGACTTTGTGAACATTGAGGATCCCGACGAGACGGATGAACGTGTAATAGAGCAGCAGATTGTTCACAATATCAAGAACTTCATCATGGCATTGGGTAGTGATTTCTCGTTTATGGGTAATCAGTATCGTCTTATTGTATCCGAAAAAGAGTATTTCATTGATTTGTTGTTCTTCAATCGCCGCCTTCAGGCACTAATCGCGATCGAATTAAAGCGAGGTGAGTTCAAGCCAGAGTATGCCGGGAAGTTGAATTTCTATCTGTCAGCACTTGACGAGTATGTGAAACTACCTCATGAGAATCCTTCCATCGGAATCATTCTTTGTAAGGACAGAGATTCAAAAACGGTGGAGTTCGCATTCCGAGACATAAACAAGCCGATGGGTGTAGCCACCTATCGCACATCTTCAGAGTTACCCAAGGAATACCAAGGTATACTTCCTGAACCAGAGGAGTTGAGAAAACTAATGTAA
- a CDS encoding adenylate kinase: MKNIVIFGAPGSGKGTQSDKLIEKYGLNHISTGDVLRGEIKKGTELGKTAAAYIEKGQLIPDELMVNILASVYDSFGRESKGVIFDGFPRTIPQAEALKQMLNERGDKVAAMIELDVPEDELMKRLILRGQQSGRADDNEETIKKRLVVYHSQTLPLIEWYKKEGVHFHIDGLGELDRIFADICKVVDNI, encoded by the coding sequence ATGAAGAATATTGTAATCTTCGGCGCTCCCGGCTCAGGAAAGGGCACACAGAGCGACAAACTCATTGAAAAGTACGGTTTGAATCATATCTCAACAGGCGATGTGCTTCGCGGTGAGATTAAAAAAGGAACAGAGCTGGGCAAGACAGCAGCTGCCTATATTGAAAAAGGTCAGCTGATTCCTGATGAACTGATGGTAAATATTCTCGCTTCTGTTTACGATAGCTTCGGACGTGAGAGCAAGGGAGTTATCTTTGACGGTTTCCCTCGCACTATTCCACAGGCAGAGGCCTTGAAGCAGATGCTCAACGAGCGTGGCGACAAGGTGGCCGCTATGATTGAACTTGACGTTCCCGAAGATGAACTGATGAAGCGCTTGATTCTGCGCGGACAGCAGAGCGGACGTGCCGATGACAATGAAGAGACCATTAAGAAGCGTCTCGTTGTCTATCACTCTCAGACCCTTCCCCTCATCGAGTGGTACAAGAAAGAAGGCGTGCACTTCCACATTGATGGCCTGGGTGAATTGGATAGAATCTTTGCTGATATTTGTAAAGTAGTTGATAATATCTAG
- a CDS encoding CotH kinase family protein, with protein sequence MTSYNRILSLLFVSCLSIVSQAETKWVDVTTNHLKNPGFNTADRSDWEISGQASSMGAISFSCMEMWNGYMRLEHRSENVPNGHYRISVQGFYRTRKHDEAYKRYSNGTEVISGYLFAGSKQTALQSEYSFHFDYNAGRTFTPDNKIYFPNSMETAQIAFSEGAYQNVIEFDITDGILVFGIYNDEEKARSDNWMIFDNFKIERQAEIRIPDAGSICLNELMAANVDVMMSPAWNFDSWVEVYNTTSTPVTLGGCYLSDDPANLKKWRLPDAYDNLPAHGHRVIWMGSDDINAMQAPFKLDCEGGTLILSNQQGEILFSENYPSAIGRCSFARTTDGGSEWSWTASPTPGKDNKSTTYSNVQLDPPVVNKQGGFFDTTFRIYPTRPTGTTLRYTTDGTTPTLTNGVTQGNQGISISKNTTIRLRLFQDGKLPSEVVTRTFIKKEHDHTLPVIMVATDPRFLYDDSIGVYVRGVNGRTGNGQSTPVNWNMNWDRPVNFHYVLPETNQVVVNQDVDFSISGGWTRSNTPKSFKLKADRVYENRNAFDYPFFKAKPFNKNKTIQVRYGGNDTNSRIKDAALHEIIQRSGIDLDVMSYQPAVHYLNGEYKGLINIREPNNKDFAYANWGLSKDELEVYEQSPDSGAYMMLGRTDVLDRLYELSEESTRQETYEEIQSLLDIDEYINYMAAELFLSSWDWPDNNVKAYRKTNGGRYRFTFFDLDAAFGTEGREYDEEGEVFMNGNPLRWIEGMQWHRYDYIYDTAERRYGEIRFCTFFLNMLKNANFRTRFIDALSLMGGSVFESERANKILEELGDRVRTTMTWENASPNNSLNEIKNRLNGRPSKMAGYMKDYEPLQLASSATCELTLGSNIEHATIFLNDQEVPYGEFKGTVFVPTVIRTEAPAGYRFKGWAPSQNPGWYYSHNAKYQLNNTQESVTLIACFEREDNETPIVVNEVSASNSIYMNDYLKRNDWIELYNTTDEAIDIEGMYLSDNLENYQKYMISKGSSESSTVIAPHGHLIVWCDKLEPVSQLHASFKLAAEGGTVSITAKDLSWSNTLAYTEHEDDETVGRYPDGTKNVFKMNIPTIGKRNLYTSYLTTVDQSILTGGGTAIADISDLSLSFAAHHLIVKSNKAERVHLTIYTLSGQQVSRAEMALTGGRAEANCHHLSEGCYIAQVVNEKGETATLKFVIR encoded by the coding sequence ATGACGTCCTATAACCGAATACTTTCTCTTTTATTCGTGTCATGTCTTAGCATTGTTTCGCAGGCAGAAACGAAATGGGTAGATGTGACGACCAACCACCTAAAGAATCCCGGGTTCAACACGGCCGATCGTTCCGATTGGGAAATCAGCGGACAAGCATCCTCTATGGGCGCTATCAGCTTTTCGTGTATGGAAATGTGGAACGGATACATGCGATTAGAACACCGTTCAGAGAATGTTCCTAATGGCCATTACCGCATCAGCGTCCAAGGTTTTTACCGCACACGTAAGCATGATGAAGCCTACAAACGATACAGCAATGGTACCGAAGTAATCAGCGGTTACCTTTTTGCTGGCAGCAAGCAGACTGCCTTACAGAGTGAATACAGTTTTCATTTTGACTACAACGCCGGACGAACCTTCACGCCCGACAACAAAATTTACTTCCCAAATTCGATGGAAACGGCTCAAATTGCATTCAGCGAGGGGGCTTATCAGAATGTAATAGAGTTCGACATCACCGATGGAATCTTAGTTTTTGGCATCTACAACGATGAAGAGAAGGCACGCAGCGACAACTGGATGATATTCGACAATTTCAAAATTGAACGACAGGCCGAGATACGCATTCCCGACGCAGGAAGTATCTGCCTGAACGAGTTAATGGCTGCCAACGTGGATGTTATGATGAGTCCAGCCTGGAACTTCGACAGTTGGGTAGAGGTTTACAACACGACCAGCACCCCAGTAACTTTAGGAGGATGCTATCTGAGTGACGATCCTGCCAACCTAAAAAAATGGCGATTACCAGATGCATACGACAATTTGCCTGCACATGGTCACCGTGTGATTTGGATGGGCAGCGATGACATTAATGCCATGCAGGCTCCTTTTAAATTGGATTGTGAGGGTGGAACGCTGATTTTATCTAACCAGCAAGGAGAGATACTGTTTTCTGAAAACTACCCTTCAGCCATTGGCCGCTGCTCATTTGCACGAACTACAGATGGAGGTTCAGAATGGTCGTGGACAGCAAGTCCCACTCCTGGCAAAGACAACAAAAGCACAACCTATTCCAATGTTCAATTAGACCCACCGGTCGTCAACAAGCAGGGCGGTTTCTTTGATACAACATTCCGCATCTACCCCACCCGTCCTACCGGCACAACACTACGCTACACCACTGACGGTACAACGCCTACGCTCACCAATGGCGTAACGCAGGGGAATCAAGGCATTAGCATCAGTAAAAACACCACAATACGTTTACGCCTATTCCAAGACGGTAAATTACCCAGCGAGGTTGTTACTCGCACATTTATAAAGAAAGAACACGACCACACGCTACCCGTGATCATGGTCGCTACCGACCCACGTTTCCTTTACGATGACAGTATCGGTGTCTATGTAAGAGGCGTTAATGGTCGTACAGGCAACGGACAGTCAACCCCTGTAAACTGGAACATGAACTGGGACCGTCCGGTAAACTTCCACTATGTATTGCCCGAGACAAACCAGGTTGTCGTAAACCAAGACGTAGATTTCTCCATCTCAGGCGGATGGACACGTAGCAATACGCCCAAATCGTTTAAGCTAAAGGCCGACCGCGTTTACGAGAATCGCAATGCTTTTGACTACCCATTCTTCAAGGCAAAACCCTTCAACAAGAACAAGACCATTCAAGTGCGCTATGGCGGCAACGACACGAATAGCCGCATAAAGGACGCTGCCTTGCACGAAATCATCCAACGTTCGGGCATTGACCTTGACGTGATGTCATACCAACCCGCCGTGCACTATCTGAATGGCGAGTACAAAGGACTTATCAATATCCGTGAACCGAACAACAAAGACTTTGCCTATGCCAACTGGGGCCTGAGCAAAGATGAGTTGGAAGTTTACGAACAGAGTCCTGACAGCGGTGCCTACATGATGCTTGGCAGAACTGATGTTTTAGACCGCCTGTATGAACTGTCGGAGGAAAGTACACGGCAGGAGACATATGAGGAGATTCAATCACTCCTTGATATTGACGAATATATCAACTATATGGCAGCTGAGTTGTTCCTAAGTTCATGGGACTGGCCCGACAACAACGTAAAAGCCTATCGCAAGACAAATGGAGGACGCTATCGCTTTACATTCTTCGACCTTGATGCAGCCTTCGGTACTGAAGGTCGTGAATACGATGAAGAGGGAGAGGTGTTCATGAATGGCAATCCGCTCAGGTGGATTGAAGGAATGCAATGGCATCGTTACGACTACATCTACGACACAGCCGAACGTCGATATGGCGAGATCAGATTCTGTACGTTCTTTCTTAACATGCTGAAGAATGCCAATTTCAGAACGCGATTCATCGACGCCTTGTCGCTAATGGGCGGAAGTGTATTCGAATCGGAACGTGCCAACAAGATACTCGAAGAGTTGGGAGACCGTGTTCGTACCACCATGACATGGGAGAATGCCTCACCCAACAATTCACTCAATGAAATCAAGAACCGACTGAACGGAAGACCAAGCAAGATGGCTGGCTACATGAAAGACTACGAACCGCTTCAGCTGGCCTCATCAGCCACTTGCGAACTGACTTTAGGCAGCAATATTGAACATGCCACCATATTCCTGAACGACCAGGAGGTTCCTTATGGCGAATTCAAAGGCACCGTATTTGTTCCCACCGTTATCCGCACTGAAGCACCAGCCGGTTATCGATTCAAGGGATGGGCACCAAGCCAAAATCCTGGATGGTATTACTCGCACAACGCGAAATACCAACTGAACAACACTCAGGAATCTGTCACATTAATTGCTTGTTTTGAACGCGAGGACAATGAGACTCCAATTGTGGTCAATGAGGTGAGTGCTTCAAACAGCATCTATATGAACGACTATCTAAAGCGAAACGACTGGATTGAACTGTACAACACGACAGACGAAGCCATTGACATAGAAGGTATGTACTTGAGCGACAATCTGGAGAACTATCAGAAATACATGATCAGCAAAGGAAGTAGTGAAAGTTCAACCGTCATTGCTCCACACGGACATCTCATCGTATGGTGCGACAAACTGGAACCTGTTTCCCAACTTCACGCTTCATTCAAACTGGCTGCCGAGGGCGGTACCGTATCAATTACAGCAAAAGACTTGTCGTGGAGTAATACCCTGGCATACACAGAACATGAAGACGACGAGACAGTAGGACGCTATCCTGACGGAACTAAGAATGTATTTAAGATGAACATTCCCACCATCGGCAAGAGAAATCTTTACACCAGTTACCTCACGACAGTGGACCAAAGCATTCTGACTGGAGGGGGTACAGCTATAGCAGACATATCAGACCTTTCTCTTAGCTTTGCCGCCCACCACTTAATTGTCAAAAGCAACAAGGCAGAACGAGTGCACTTGACCATCTACACCCTTTCAGGGCAACAGGTATCACGGGCTGAAATGGCCTTAACAGGCGGTCGAGCCGAAGCAAACTGTCACCATTTGAGCGAAGGATGCTATATAGCCCAAGTTGTCAACGAAAAGGGCGAAACAGCGACACTGAAGTTTGTGATTCGATAA
- a CDS encoding ABC transporter ATP-binding protein, with protein sequence MIHLRGINKTYFGAQPLHVLKGIDLDINEGEFVSIMGASGSGKSTLLNILGILDNYDEGEYRLADVLIKNLSETKAAEYRNHMIGFIFQSFNLISFKTAVENVELPLFYQGVSRKKRHQMAMEYLERLGLLDWATHYPNELSGGQRQRVAIARALITKPRIILADEPTGALDSKTGIEVMQLLKELNEREGMTQVIVTHDPSVAEKTNRIIRIKDGVIE encoded by the coding sequence ATGATTCATTTACGTGGCATCAACAAGACATATTTCGGAGCGCAACCCCTGCATGTGCTGAAAGGCATCGACCTTGATATCAATGAGGGAGAGTTTGTCAGCATCATGGGTGCCAGTGGATCCGGCAAGTCAACCCTACTGAATATACTTGGTATTCTTGACAACTACGACGAGGGGGAATATCGTTTGGCTGATGTATTAATCAAGAACTTAAGCGAAACGAAAGCCGCCGAATACCGCAACCACATGATTGGTTTCATCTTCCAGTCGTTCAATCTCATCTCTTTTAAAACCGCAGTCGAAAATGTAGAGCTTCCACTATTCTATCAAGGAGTTTCACGCAAGAAACGCCACCAGATGGCGATGGAATATCTGGAACGACTGGGATTGCTCGACTGGGCTACACACTATCCTAACGAACTTTCAGGCGGTCAGCGTCAACGTGTAGCCATTGCACGCGCACTCATCACAAAGCCCAGAATTATTCTGGCCGATGAACCTACCGGTGCGCTCGATTCCAAAACGGGTATCGAAGTGATGCAGCTACTGAAAGAATTGAACGAACGGGAAGGTATGACACAGGTTATTGTGACCCACGACCCTTCTGTGGCTGAAAAGACCAACCGAATTATCAGAATCAAAGATGGAGTTATTGAGTGA
- the hpt gene encoding hypoxanthine phosphoribosyltransferase, translated as MSRVTIKDKTFETSMPEAQIKWRVKQLAQQISSELEGKNPLFLAVLNGAFIFAADLMREMTIPCEISFVKLASYQGTTSTGKIKEVMGINEDLSGRTVIILEDIVETGLTIKQMIESLGTRNPAEIKVCTLFFKPEKLNVDLKLDYVAFEIPNDFILGYGLDYDQQGRGLKDLYTLVSE; from the coding sequence ATGAGCAGAGTAACAATTAAGGACAAGACCTTCGAAACTTCAATGCCAGAGGCGCAGATTAAGTGGCGCGTAAAGCAATTGGCCCAGCAAATATCTTCTGAGTTAGAAGGAAAGAATCCCCTTTTTCTCGCAGTATTGAACGGCGCTTTTATTTTTGCAGCCGACTTAATGCGCGAGATGACTATCCCATGTGAAATATCGTTCGTGAAGTTGGCTTCCTATCAGGGAACAACCTCAACGGGAAAAATTAAGGAAGTGATGGGTATTAACGAGGACTTGTCTGGACGTACAGTTATCATTTTGGAGGATATCGTTGAAACAGGACTCACTATCAAGCAGATGATAGAGTCGCTGGGAACACGTAATCCTGCAGAAATCAAAGTGTGTACACTTTTCTTTAAGCCTGAGAAACTGAATGTGGATTTGAAGCTCGACTACGTGGCTTTTGAAATTCCCAATGACTTTATTCTCGGTTACGGTCTTGACTACGATCAGCAGGGTCGTGGACTGAAAGATCTTTACACACTCGTTTCAGAATAA
- a CDS encoding WG repeat-containing protein has translation MVSLNFSHSKDIFIFTLSKIREVYRWRETLRVNSYAVYDAGKGSMKILNYEMIYTSKYIPELDAFLWSQGELAVAKENGKTLLIDAEGHTYPYDMDYDAKIRKSAFPYERDFKTEKVNTSVFPPIPIVENNDDFDNVITEQKKIRIESNSIIWEDGSVIETQYQLCGLIGNVVICYKHVSNGGDWKHQLYGICDINGNILYEPKFTYICDAKMDGDYIFVIDNHKCGLLDYDGKELIPAHYMYIDDCDGNIAIVDHGLKLIDVRNQKELFSIFEINKEEDDEDCNYFMKKIVNGWIRVLKSYYADDSPIGLVKADGTFYSFRMKDNRWWLDSSLSRNGKKYNHMGNTFRDGLLPVYDLSRGYGFIDVNGVEVIECKYNEIHEFECGRAKVRYDVDFGYINTKGCVFVKNGLKEIEIPSKYDWAYDFDNGVAIVQKGQSFGCVDIYLNEIIPCVFPNKIELEKAIAKIKLINSNNIDYCKKIKELEPPLCFKEGKLFGYKDLEGKILCPPVLRHARQFAEGMACVCIGGKYGYINEKMELIIKPRFDWANDFSEGLALVHEIGIGGDFYINKQGECVISAGGLEELGPFINGTVRCEKYKPYKDNDSYVLTKRVQGYE, from the coding sequence ATGGTTTCTTTAAATTTTAGTCATTCTAAAGATATTTTTATATTCACTTTGAGCAAAATACGTGAAGTATATAGGTGGAGAGAAACTTTAAGAGTCAACTCTTATGCTGTTTATGATGCTGGTAAAGGCTCTATGAAAATACTAAACTATGAAATGATATATACTTCAAAATATATTCCGGAATTAGATGCTTTTCTTTGGAGTCAAGGTGAATTAGCTGTTGCAAAAGAAAATGGAAAGACATTATTGATTGATGCAGAAGGACATACATACCCTTATGATATGGATTATGATGCTAAAATCAGGAAAAGTGCTTTTCCCTATGAGAGGGATTTTAAAACAGAAAAAGTGAACACAAGCGTTTTCCCTCCTATTCCTATTGTTGAAAACAATGATGATTTTGACAATGTAATAACTGAACAAAAAAAGATAAGAATAGAATCAAATAGTATTATTTGGGAAGACGGGAGTGTGATTGAGACGCAATATCAACTATGTGGCTTGATTGGTAATGTTGTTATATGTTACAAACATGTTTCTAATGGAGGAGATTGGAAACATCAACTGTATGGCATCTGTGATATAAATGGAAATATATTATATGAACCAAAATTTACATATATTTGTGATGCAAAAATGGATGGAGATTATATTTTTGTAATTGATAATCACAAATGTGGATTATTAGATTATGATGGAAAAGAACTTATTCCTGCACATTATATGTATATAGATGATTGCGATGGTAATATTGCCATAGTGGATCATGGACTCAAATTAATTGACGTAAGGAACCAAAAAGAACTTTTTTCCATTTTTGAAATAAACAAGGAAGAGGATGACGAGGATTGTAATTATTTTATGAAAAAAATTGTTAATGGATGGATTAGAGTTTTAAAAAGCTATTATGCTGATGATTCTCCAATAGGATTAGTGAAGGCTGATGGAACATTTTATAGCTTTCGCATGAAGGATAATCGATGGTGGTTAGATAGTTCACTATCAAGAAATGGAAAGAAATACAATCATATGGGAAATACATTTCGTGATGGTCTACTACCTGTCTATGACTTATCCAGAGGATATGGTTTTATCGATGTAAATGGAGTAGAAGTAATAGAATGCAAATATAATGAAATCCATGAATTTGAATGTGGAAGAGCAAAAGTACGATATGATGTTGATTTTGGATACATCAATACTAAAGGGTGTGTGTTTGTAAAAAATGGTTTAAAAGAAATAGAAATACCTTCAAAATATGACTGGGCTTACGATTTTGATAATGGTGTGGCAATAGTCCAAAAGGGGCAAAGTTTTGGCTGTGTCGATATATATTTGAACGAAATAATTCCATGTGTTTTTCCCAATAAAATAGAATTGGAAAAAGCTATTGCCAAGATCAAATTAATAAATAGTAATAACATAGATTATTGTAAGAAAATTAAAGAATTGGAGCCACCATTATGTTTTAAAGAAGGGAAATTGTTTGGATATAAAGATCTTGAAGGAAAAATTCTTTGTCCACCTGTGTTAAGACATGCCAGACAATTTGCTGAAGGAATGGCTTGTGTCTGTATTGGAGGAAAATATGGATATATAAATGAAAAAATGGAGTTAATCATTAAACCACGATTTGACTGGGCAAATGATTTTTCTGAAGGGTTGGCTTTAGTTCATGAAATAGGTATTGGAGGAGATTTTTATATTAACAAGCAGGGCGAGTGTGTGATAAGTGCTGGTGGCTTAGAAGAATTAGGACCTTTTATAAATGGAACTGTACGATGTGAAAAGTATAAACCCTACAAAGATAATGATAGCTATGTTTTGACAAAACGAGTACAAGGCTATGAATAA
- a CDS encoding ABC transporter permease, with protein MELLSEIWQTTRRNKLRTGLTGFAVAWGIFMLIVLLGAGNGLINAQMSHANRFLSNSMMVFNGWTTKPYQGLKEGRYVPLKDRDLATTESNFTDNIDEVGAIQSQYGLTISYGQQYISNGLDGVYPNHTLIEKKEMLYGRFINKIDLQEKRKVIVLGNKQAAELVSSQETLQNSRIQTLIGKYVKVDNFAFRVVGIYKQDENGDPNLYVPYTTLKEMFGKGDEAGRIEFTFHGLVTQQQNEQFERDYKRRIGANHQVAPDDEDAFWIWNRYTQSMQMQDGINIIRTALWIVGLFTLLSGIVGVSNIMLIAVKERTHEFGIRKAIGAKPWSILRLIIIESIIITTIFGYIGMLLGIAANEYMNATIGNTKVDAGLFKATVFVDPTVGIDVCIEATLVMIIAGTFAGLIPAMKAARIRPIEALRAE; from the coding sequence ATGGAGTTATTGAGTGAAATCTGGCAGACGACACGTCGCAACAAGTTGCGTACTGGTCTTACAGGATTTGCTGTAGCATGGGGCATCTTTATGCTCATCGTGCTATTGGGCGCTGGCAACGGACTCATCAATGCCCAGATGAGTCATGCCAACAGGTTCCTGTCTAACTCCATGATGGTGTTCAATGGCTGGACCACCAAACCGTATCAAGGTTTGAAAGAGGGACGCTATGTACCACTGAAAGACCGCGACTTAGCGACCACCGAGAGTAATTTTACCGACAACATAGATGAAGTAGGCGCCATACAGTCGCAATACGGTTTGACGATTTCGTATGGGCAGCAATATATCTCTAACGGTCTGGATGGCGTATATCCTAACCACACACTGATAGAAAAGAAAGAAATGCTCTATGGCCGCTTCATCAACAAGATTGACTTACAGGAGAAAAGAAAAGTCATTGTGTTAGGCAACAAACAGGCCGCGGAGCTCGTCAGCAGTCAGGAGACTTTACAAAATTCAAGAATCCAGACTCTCATCGGCAAATACGTAAAAGTGGATAATTTTGCTTTTCGCGTTGTTGGCATTTACAAACAGGATGAGAATGGTGACCCGAACCTTTATGTTCCATACACCACACTGAAGGAGATGTTTGGCAAAGGTGACGAAGCAGGACGCATTGAGTTTACTTTCCACGGACTCGTCACCCAACAACAAAACGAACAGTTTGAACGCGATTATAAAAGGCGTATTGGCGCCAACCACCAGGTTGCTCCAGACGATGAAGATGCTTTCTGGATTTGGAACCGATACACCCAGTCCATGCAGATGCAGGATGGCATTAACATCATCCGTACAGCACTCTGGATTGTAGGTCTGTTCACCCTACTCTCAGGCATTGTCGGCGTATCAAACATCATGCTCATCGCCGTAAAAGAGCGCACTCATGAGTTTGGCATCCGTAAGGCTATCGGTGCCAAGCCATGGAGCATTTTGCGGCTCATCATCATTGAGAGCATCATCATCACTACCATCTTTGGCTATATAGGTATGCTTTTGGGCATTGCAGCCAATGAGTACATGAACGCCACGATAGGCAATACAAAGGTTGATGCCGGACTGTTCAAGGCTACCGTATTTGTTGATCCGACAGTAGGCATTGACGTATGCATTGAGGCTACACTCGTGATGATTATTGCCGGCACCTTTGCAGGGCTCATCCCTGCCATGAAGGCCGCCCGAATACGTCCAATTGAAGCACTACGCGCTGAATAA